A stretch of the Takifugu flavidus isolate HTHZ2018 chromosome 1, ASM371156v2, whole genome shotgun sequence genome encodes the following:
- the ehhadh gene encoding peroxisomal bifunctional enzyme, whose product MAQYRRVSGSVGLITLQNPPVNALSASVRQGIVDSVKRALGDQKVKSVVICGQNGVFCGGADIREFGRQMSGPPLVPMIHDIEAANKPVVAAIEGSALGGGLELALGCHYRISHSKAKLGLPEVTLGLLPAAGGTQRLPRLIGVPAALNLITTGRHVTAAEALQLGILDHVTEHNTVDVAVKFALSVTGESLDGRRISSFSCAPLSDLDSLFEEAMLKVRSAARGAIAPVACVQAVRAAATLPYAQGMEREKELMATLFHSGQARALQYFFFAQRAVGRWSTPSGARWDTSQPRPVRKAAVIGLGTMGRGITVALAQAGLSVVAVETHAKQLMEATKAVPSMLKRGAVRGGTTIEPDSITYSQNLQAVADVDLVIEAVFEDMALKEKVFQQLSIICKPDTLLCTNTSSLDVDHLASQTRHPELVVGMHFFAPAHVMKLLEVVYGRRSSPAAVATAMQLGKKMGKVSVAVGNCRGFAGNRMLKRYLEQAFFLLEEGATPELVDRALEEFGFPMGVFRMSDLSGLDVGWRVRKADGLADTSLTGTSARVRQGCRYSPLGDLLCEHGRFGQKTGRGWYQYDKPGGRVAKSDPWLHNFLDEYRARHGLVPRCIDQQEVLERCLFVLINEGFQILEEGIAAGPEDIDAIYVFGYGWPRHRGGPMFYADMVGLERVVERLERYHQAHPDVPYLQPSGLLRRLVANGSPPIHKWRNVIKNRNSQL is encoded by the exons ATGGCGCAGTATAGACGTGTTTCAGGCTCGGTTGGGTTGATAACTCTGCAGAATCCGCCTGTAAACGCACTGAG TGCCTCTGTGAGGCAGGGCATTGTTGACTCAGTGAAGAGGGCACTGGGTGACCAAAAGGTAAAGTCTGTGGTCATCTGTGGACAGAATGGAGTCTTTTGTGGAG gGGCAGACATTAGGGAGTTTGGGAGACAGATGTCAGGCCCTCCACTTGTTCCAATGATCCATGATATTGAGGCTGCAAACAAACCAGTGGTGGCGGCCATAGAAGGCAGTGCTTTAGGCGGAGGCCTTGAGCTGGCACTTGGGTGCCATTATCGAATCTCACATTCAAAG GCCAAATTGGGGCTTCCAGAGGTGACGCTGGGTCTGCTGCCGGCTGCAGGGGGAACGCAACGTCTGCCAAGACTCATCGGTGTCCCGGCTGCTTTAAACCTCATCACCACAG GCCGTCATGTGACTGCCGCTGAGGCACTTCAGCTTGGAATTCTGGATCATGTGACTGAGCACAACACCGTGGATGTGGCTGTGAAGTTTGCATTGAGCGTCACAG GAGAGTCCCTTGATGGCCGCCGCATTAGCAGCTTTAGTTGCGCCCCCCTTTCTGATTTGGATTCCCTGTTTGAAGAAGCGATGCTGAAGGTGCGTAGTGCTGCACGTGGGGCTATAGCGCCGGTGGCCTGCGTCCAGGCCGTGCGAGCGGCTGCCACCCTGCCCTACGCTCAGGGCATGGAGCGGGAGAAGGAGCTGATGGCCACACTTTTCCACTCCGGCCAGGCTCGCGCCCTGCAGTACTTCTTCTTTGCCCAAAGGGCCGTGGGCAGGTGGAGCACGCCCAGCGGAGCCCGGTGGGACACCAGCCAACCCAGGCCTGTACGCAAAGCAGCCGTCATCG GTCTCGGCACAATGGGAAGAGGCATTACAGTGGCCCTGGCTCAGGCAGGCTTGTCTGTGGTTGCTGTGGAGACCCATGCGAAGCAGTTGATGGAGGCAACGAAAGCTGTCCCCAGCATGTTAAAGCGAGGAGCAGTCAGAGGAGGGACAACTATCGAACCCGACAGCATTACCTACAGCCAAAACCTCCAGGCTGTGGCTGATGTCGACCTGGTCATTGAGGCTGTGTTTGAGGACATGGCGCTAAAGGAGAAGGTTTTCCAACAGCTGTCCATCATCTGTAAACCAGACACTCTGCTGTGCACCAACACCTCCTCGCTAGACGTGGATCACCTGGCCTCTCAAACGCGCCACCCAGAATTGGTGGTCGGGATGCACTTCTTTGCCCCGGCCCACgtgatgaagctgctggaggtggttTACGGCCGGCGGTCTTCCCCTGCAGCCGTAGCCACCGCGATGCAGCTCGGAAAGAAAATGGGCAAAGTCAGCGTGGCCGTCGGGAACTGCCGCGGCTTTGCTGGGAACCGCATGCTGAAGCGATACCTGGAGCAGGCCTTCTTCCTGTTAGAGGAGGGGGCCACCCCTGAATTGGTAGATCGGGCCCTGGAGGAGTTTGGGTTCCCCATGGGGGTGTTCAGAATGTCTGACCTCTCTGGGCTGGACGTGGGCTGGAGAGTTAGGAAGGCTGACGGGCTGGCGGACACCAGTTTGACGGGGACATCTGCAAGAGTCCGACAGGGCTGCAGGTACAGCCCCCTGGGTGACCTGCTTTGTGAGCATGGGCGCTTTGGCCAAAAAACAGGCCGGGGCTGGTACCAGTATGACAAACCAGGTGGCCGTGTAGCCAAGTCTGACCCTTGGCTGCACAACTTCCTGGATGAATACCGAGCCCGACATGGCCTGGTTCCACGGTGTATAGACcagcaggaggtgctggagcgcTGTCTCTTTGTCCTCATCAATGAAGGCTTTCAGATCCTGGAGGAAGGGATAGCTGCCGGACCCGAAGACATCGACGCCATCTATGTGTTCGGCTACGGCTGGCCGAGGCACCGCGGAGGACCCATGTTCTACGCAGACATGGTTGGACTGGAGAGGGTGGTGGAAAGGCTGGAGCGCTACCATCAGGCCCACCCCGACGTGCCGTACCTGCAGCCCTCCGGCCTCCTCAGAAGGCTGGTGGCCAACGGCAGCCCGCCGATCCACAAATGGAGAAATGTCATCAAGAACCGCAACAGCCAGCTTTAA
- the tmem41aa gene encoding transmembrane protein 41A-A, with protein sequence MRSLLGLICVIVAASFYLYSLSLYLPAGPRRRPLNAADRDHVGAESDHPTDTSEEPSRLKFPADLEELRELAELLQFYKTQHSTYVLLLFCSAYLYKQSFAIPGSSFLNILAGAIFGPYEGLLLACVLTTLGATMCYLLSQAFGKQYIVNLFPDKVSMLQRKVEDNQDCLFFFLLFLRFFPMTPNWFLNMSAPIVNIPITFFFCSVFIGLLPYNFICVQTGVMLSEVSSLDDLVSWERLLQLLGIACMALVPSALIRRFSQRRLKLDVRSTNGLTEKKVQ encoded by the exons ATGCGCTCCCTTTTAGGACTCATATGTGTTATCGTTGCAGcaagtttttatttatattcgCTGTCTTTGTACCTTCCTGCTGGACCACGAAGGCGACCTCTTAACGCTGCGGACAGGGACCATGTGGGAGCAGAATCTGATCATCCTACTGACACCTCTGAGGAACCCAGCAG GTTGAAGTTTCCAGCAGActtggaggagctgagggagcttgccgagctgctgcagttttacaAGACGCAGCACAGCACAtatgttctgctgctcttttgtaGTGCATATCTCTACAAGCAGTCTTTCGCCATTCCTGGATCCTCATTCCTG AACATTCTAGCTGGAGCTATATTTGGACCGTATGAAGGACTGCTGCTCGCCTGCGTGCTCACGACTTTGGGTGCCACTATGTGCTACCTCCTGTCCCAGGCCTTTGGAAAACAATATATTGTTAACCTCTTCCCCGATAAAGTTTCCATGTTACAGAGGAAG GTCGAAGACAACCaggattgtttgtttttctttctgcttttcctgAGGTTCTTCCCCATGACTCCCAACTGGTTTCTCAACATGTCTGCTCCTATCGTCAACATCCCCATCACATTCTTCTTTTGCTCTGTCTTCATTG GGCTGCTTCCGTACAACTTCATCTGCGTCCAGACAGGTGTCATGCTCTCTGAGGTGTCATCGCTTGACGACTTGGTCTCGTGGGAGCGTCTTTTGCAGCTGCTAGGCATCGCCTGCATGGCTCTGGTACCCAGTGCTCTTATTCGCCGCTTCAGTCAGAGGCGTCTCAAACTGGATGTTAGGTCAACGAACGGGCTCACAGAGAAGAAGGTCCAGTGA
- the igf2bp2a gene encoding insulin-like growth factor 2 mRNA-binding protein 2a isoform X3: MRWSDGSGKVELHGKVIEVDYSVPKKLRSRKIQIRNIPPHLQWEVLDGLLAQHGTVENVEQVNTDTETAVVNVTYSTKEEAKEAIEKLTGHQFDDYSFKVSYIADMDAAPPDQAPRTRRGGRLSRNQGASQPGPSGEFGAPRTTQQDLRIIVPTQYVGAIIGKEGLTIKNVTKQTQSKVDIHRKENAGAAEKPITIHSTPEGCSAACRMIMEIMQKEANETKAMEDIPLKIIASNNYIGRLIGKQGRNLKKIEEETGTKITISSLQDLNIYNNERTITVKGSLEACCNAEVEIMKKLREAYENDIAAINQQTSLIPGLNLNALGIFSSTLPVLSPAAGPRSTMPPVGPAGYNPFLGHSSHLSSLYGVPPASAIPHQHAAQEQEVAYLFIPTQAVGALIGKKGQHIKQLAHFAGASIKIAPAEMPDATERMVIITGTPEAQFKAQGRIFGKLKEENIFTGKEEVRLETHIKVPSTAAGRVIGKGGKTVNELQSLTSAEVIVPRDQTPDEKNEVVVKICGHFFANQTAQRKIREIIQQVKQQEQKHQQGAAVSPQHSK, translated from the exons GAGTCGGAAGATCCAGATCCGGAACATTCCACCTCATCTACAGTGGGAG GTTTTGGATGGCCTTCTAGCTCAGCATGGTACTGTAGAGAACGTGGAACAAG TGAACACCGATACGGAAACGGCGGTGGTGAATGTGACATACTCAACAAAGGAGGAAGCTAAAGA AGCCATCGAGAAGTTAACGGGACACCAGTTTGACGACTACTCTTTCAAGGTGTCGTATATTGCAGACATGGACGCTGCTCCGCCCGATCAGGCTCCCCGCACAAGACGCGGAGGTCGATTGTCACGGAATCAAGGTGCCTCACAGCCCGGGCCCTCGGGAGAATTTGGTGCTCCGcgcacaacacaacaggacctACGCATCATCGTGCCTACTCAGTATGTGGGAGCCATCATCGGCAAGGAGGGCCTCACCATCAAGAATGTCACCAAGCAGACACAGTCCAA GGTGGACATCCATCGAAAAGAGAATGCAGGTGCCGCAGAGAAGCCCATCACCATCCACTCGACCCCCGAGGGCTGCTCCGCCGCCTGTCGTATGAtcatggaaatcatgcagaaaGAGGCCAATGAGACCAAGGC GATGGAAGACATCCCTCTGAAGATCATCGCTAGCAACAACTACATAGGCCGGCTGATTGGAAAGCAGGGCCGCAACCTGAAGAAGAtcgaggaggagacagggaccAAGATTACCATCTCCTC GTTACAGGActtaaacatttacaacaatGAGAGGACCATCACAGTGAAGGGAAGCCTGGAGGCGTGCTGCAACGCCGAGGTGGAGATCATGAAGAAGCTGAGGGAAGCCTACGAAAACGACATAGCTGCTATAAAT CAGCAAACCAGCCTCATCCCAGGCCTGAACCTGAATGCACTCGGaatcttctcctccaccctgcCAGTGCTCTCCCCAGCCGCTGGGCCTCGCAGCACCATGCCACCTGTGGGACCAGCAGGATACAATCCTTTCTTA GGTCACTCCTCACATCTCAGCAGCTTGTACGGGGTCCCTCCAGCAAGTGCCATCCCCCACCAGCACGCG GCTCAAGAGCAAGAGGTTGCCTACCTTTTTATTCCAACTCAGGCTGTCGGGGCCCTGATCGGAAAGAAGGGTCAGCACATCAAACAACTTGCCCATTTCGCTGGTGCGTCTATCAAG attgCCCCAGCTGAAATGCCAGATGCTACTGAGAGGATGGTTATCATTACTGGGACACCAGAGGCTCAGTTTAAG GCCCAAGGTCGGATATTTgggaagctgaaggaggagaacattTTCACGGGGAAGGAGGAAGTACGGCTGGAGACGCACATCAAGGTTCCCTCCACTGCAGCTGGCAGAGTCATCGGCAAAGGTGGCAAGACG GTGAACGAGCTGCAGAGCCTCACGAGCGCTGAGGTCATCGTACCGCGGGACCAAACTCCGGACGAAAAAAATGAGGTTGTCGTGAAAATCTGCGGGCATTTTTTTGCCAACCAG ACTGCACAGAGGAAGATTCGGGAGATCATTCAGCAGGTCAAACAGCAGGAACAGAAGCACCAGCAGGGTGCCGCCGTGTCACCGCAACACTCCAAGTGA